One region of Halohasta litchfieldiae genomic DNA includes:
- a CDS encoding HVO_0758 family zinc finger protein — MKSTRKGLRDDELEKDNYGRIVCAECNETLKKANNPDEVFSVRTCPECAVEWKELR; from the coding sequence ATGAAGTCGACCCGCAAAGGACTCCGTGACGACGAGTTGGAGAAGGATAACTACGGCCGCATCGTCTGTGCAGAGTGCAACGAGACACTAAAAAAAGCGAACAACCCCGACGAAGTGTTTTCAGTGCGCACCTGTCCGGAGTGTGCCGTCGAGTGGAAGGAACTCCGCTGA
- a CDS encoding macro domain-containing protein gives MEYSVIQGDIAAQSADALVNAAGTSLEMGSGVAGALRRTAGEELNEEATEKGPVDLGEVAVTDAYDLDAEYVIHAAAMPHYGDGKATEESIQSATENALKKADELGCKSVVLPVLGTGAAGFSFERGAELVCSTVDDYQPSTLTDVQVIAYSEVDYEMLRKVAERLR, from the coding sequence ATGGAGTACTCAGTTATTCAGGGTGATATCGCCGCCCAGAGTGCGGACGCATTGGTCAACGCGGCCGGAACGAGTCTCGAAATGGGAAGCGGCGTCGCTGGCGCGCTCCGCCGCACCGCTGGCGAGGAACTCAACGAGGAAGCCACTGAAAAGGGACCCGTCGACCTCGGCGAGGTCGCGGTCACCGACGCCTACGATCTTGATGCGGAGTACGTCATCCACGCGGCGGCGATGCCACACTACGGGGATGGGAAGGCAACCGAGGAGAGTATTCAGTCGGCGACAGAAAACGCGCTTAAAAAGGCCGACGAACTGGGCTGTAAATCAGTCGTTCTCCCAGTTCTCGGAACCGGTGCGGCTGGATTTAGTTTCGAGCGCGGGGCGGAACTCGTCTGTTCGACAGTCGACGACTATCAGCCGTCGACGCTGACCGATGTGCAAGTGATCGCTTACTCAGAAGTCGACTACGAGATGCTTCGGAAGGTCGCGGAACGTCTACGATGA
- a CDS encoding cold-shock protein, producing the protein MAHGKVDFFNDTGGYGFISTDDSDDDVFFHMEDVGGEDLTEGEEIDFDIEQSPKGPRATNVVRTE; encoded by the coding sequence ATGGCACACGGTAAAGTTGATTTCTTCAACGACACAGGCGGCTACGGTTTCATTTCGACTGACGATTCTGACGACGATGTATTCTTCCACATGGAAGATGTCGGCGGCGAGGATCTTACAGAGGGCGAGGAGATCGATTTCGATATCGAGCAGTCTCCCAAAGGCCCACGAGCGACCAACGTCGTTCGTACCGAATAA
- a CDS encoding glycosyltransferase family protein, with protein sequence MEYVQERITTLHELREPEPTAPTDRTAVVVPMTEREYGGLAAEGVLSELEAVDPARVVIPLRAPPEAVGPFCEWLDSFDLSLEVIWCSGPRVTGLLADHDLNGGAGKGRDVWLALGQVLDADYVVCHDADTKTYDRWYVPRLLFPLQHGHSFTKGYYARVENNQLYGRLFRLFYAPLIRTLADETDAPIVDYLSAFRYALAGEFAATGELISKLRVQRSWGLEIGTLGDAYAHAGFDGTAQVDLGAYEHDHRAVSGPAGLSEMCTAVGDALFRVVSDHGVDPDYDTLAGRYRSVAERFVDQYAVDAAYNELDYDPSDERDQITAYSETISQPGVDTRLPAWCETTLSPVAVAKAAAADLAAATAESNTMSPESAETVDDLH encoded by the coding sequence ATGGAGTACGTCCAAGAGCGGATTACGACGCTCCACGAACTCCGGGAGCCAGAGCCGACCGCCCCCACCGACCGGACGGCGGTCGTCGTCCCGATGACCGAACGGGAGTATGGCGGACTCGCCGCCGAAGGCGTGCTCTCGGAACTGGAAGCCGTCGACCCCGCGCGCGTCGTGATCCCGCTTCGCGCCCCACCAGAAGCTGTCGGTCCCTTCTGCGAGTGGCTCGATAGCTTCGATCTCTCCTTGGAGGTGATCTGGTGTAGCGGTCCCCGTGTCACCGGTTTGCTGGCCGATCATGACCTCAATGGAGGGGCCGGGAAGGGTCGGGACGTCTGGCTTGCACTCGGGCAAGTGTTAGACGCCGACTACGTTGTTTGCCACGACGCCGACACCAAAACCTACGACCGGTGGTATGTCCCGCGGCTACTGTTCCCGCTCCAACACGGCCACTCCTTCACGAAGGGGTACTACGCCCGCGTCGAAAACAACCAGCTGTACGGTCGACTGTTCCGACTGTTCTATGCCCCCTTGATCCGGACGCTTGCCGACGAGACCGACGCACCGATTGTCGACTATCTCTCGGCGTTCCGCTACGCTCTGGCGGGTGAGTTCGCCGCGACTGGCGAGTTGATTTCAAAACTTCGCGTCCAACGCTCGTGGGGGCTCGAAATCGGCACGTTAGGTGATGCCTACGCCCATGCTGGCTTCGACGGAACTGCTCAAGTCGACCTCGGGGCCTACGAACACGACCACCGTGCGGTCAGTGGTCCAGCGGGACTCTCGGAGATGTGTACCGCAGTTGGCGACGCCCTGTTTCGAGTCGTCAGCGACCACGGTGTCGACCCCGACTACGACACGTTAGCCGGTCGCTACCGGTCGGTGGCCGAGCGGTTCGTCGACCAGTATGCGGTCGATGCGGCCTACAACGAGCTGGATTACGATCCGAGCGACGAGCGCGATCAGATCACCGCCTACAGCGAGACGATCAGCCAGCCGGGCGTCGACACGCGACTTCCCGCGTGGTGTGAGACAACCCTGTCGCCGGTGGCGGTTGCCAAGGCCGCGGCGGCTGATTTAGCGGCAGCGACTGCTGAATCGAACACGATGTCGCCGGAGTCGGCCGAGACGGTCGACGATCTCCACTGA
- the proS gene encoding proline--tRNA ligase, with the protein MSSDSDQDLGITERKQYNTGDWYAEVVQKAGLANYGPEGMSGFIVTRPRGYALWEYIQNALDSKFKSTGVQNAYFPMLIPESYLEREKDIVEGFDPEVAWVTHGGNEELEERLAVRPTSESIIAPYMAQWVRSHRDLPLRVNQWCSVVRWEATETKPFFRTKEFLWQEGHTAHETHDEAWNETMTRLDQYAELYEDLLAIPVLKGQKPDHDKFPGAHTTTTVEALMPDGKSVQAGTSHHLGTSFAEAFDITFSDEDEETQPAHTTSWGLSWRAIGALIMTHSDDQGLVLPPTVAPEQVAIVPIWQEDTKDEVLDYAESVRDELAEAGVRVELDDRDERNPGFKFNEWELKGVPVRFEIGPHEVKDDEITVVHRPDGEETVEDREDIAETVHDHFDEVYAKLYATAEENLNENVREADSREEILGTLGPHGGYVAVPWCGDEDCEDPIKEPLSAEIVMCPFDDEETVDEDETCAICGESATQTAYFAKNY; encoded by the coding sequence ATGAGTAGCGATAGCGACCAAGACCTCGGTATTACCGAACGCAAGCAGTACAACACCGGCGACTGGTACGCCGAAGTCGTCCAGAAGGCTGGCCTCGCAAACTACGGTCCCGAAGGCATGAGCGGATTCATTGTCACGCGCCCGCGTGGCTACGCCCTCTGGGAGTACATCCAGAACGCACTCGACAGTAAGTTCAAGTCGACGGGCGTCCAGAACGCCTACTTCCCGATGCTCATCCCCGAGAGCTATCTGGAACGCGAGAAGGATATCGTCGAAGGCTTCGATCCCGAAGTCGCGTGGGTCACCCACGGCGGCAACGAGGAACTCGAAGAACGCCTCGCTGTCCGCCCGACCAGCGAGTCCATTATCGCCCCGTACATGGCCCAGTGGGTCCGCAGCCACCGTGATCTCCCACTCCGCGTCAACCAGTGGTGTTCGGTCGTTCGGTGGGAAGCCACCGAGACGAAACCGTTCTTCCGAACCAAGGAGTTCCTCTGGCAGGAGGGCCACACCGCCCACGAGACCCACGACGAGGCGTGGAACGAAACAATGACTCGCCTCGATCAGTACGCCGAACTCTACGAAGATCTCCTTGCGATCCCCGTTCTTAAGGGCCAGAAGCCGGACCACGACAAGTTCCCCGGCGCGCACACGACAACGACCGTCGAGGCACTGATGCCGGACGGGAAATCCGTGCAGGCTGGAACTAGCCACCACCTCGGCACCTCCTTTGCCGAGGCCTTCGACATCACCTTCTCGGACGAAGACGAGGAGACTCAGCCAGCCCACACCACCTCGTGGGGCCTCTCGTGGCGCGCGATTGGCGCGCTGATCATGACTCACTCCGACGATCAAGGGCTCGTCCTTCCGCCGACAGTCGCGCCCGAACAGGTCGCTATCGTCCCGATCTGGCAGGAAGACACCAAAGACGAGGTACTCGACTACGCCGAATCCGTCCGCGACGAACTCGCAGAGGCCGGCGTCCGCGTCGAACTCGACGACCGCGACGAACGCAACCCCGGCTTCAAATTCAACGAGTGGGAGCTCAAGGGCGTTCCCGTCCGGTTCGAGATCGGCCCTCACGAAGTAAAGGACGACGAAATCACAGTTGTCCATCGTCCTGACGGCGAGGAGACAGTCGAAGACCGCGAGGATATCGCCGAGACAGTCCACGATCATTTCGACGAAGTGTACGCCAAACTGTACGCCACTGCCGAAGAGAACCTCAACGAAAACGTCCGAGAGGCCGACTCCCGCGAGGAGATCCTCGGTACGCTCGGTCCCCACGGCGGCTACGTCGCCGTCCCGTGGTGTGGCGACGAGGACTGCGAGGACCCGATCAAAGAACCGCTCTCCGCTGAGATCGTCATGTGTCCATTTGACGACGAAGAGACAGTAGACGAAGACGAAACATGTGCAATTTGTGGCGAGTCTGCAACCCAGACAGCCTACTTTGCAAAGAATTACTAG
- a CDS encoding beta-CASP ribonuclease aCPSF1 yields the protein MSSVDKQLDDLKAEIDTEVPADITVSDVTYEGPELVIYTPHPKRFAQNGDLVRNLASKLRKRITVRPDPEALSAPKKAENEIMSVVPEEAGVSDLDFHQDTGEVIIEAEKPGMVIGRHGSTLRDITKQVGWTPEVVRTPPIESSTVSNVRNFLKQERDERRDILERVGRQIHREEMGRDQWVRITTLGCCREVGRAAFILSTAETRILIDCGDKPGAEGEVPYLQVPEALGSGPNSIDAVVLTHAHLDHSALMPLLFKYGYDGPIYCTEPTRDLMGLLQLDYLDVASKEGRTPPYDSEQVRETIKHTIPLEYGDVTDIAPDVKITFHNAGHILGSAVTHFHIGDGLYNVAFSGDIHYQDTRLFNGAVNDFPRVETLVLESTYGGRNDYQTDQEDSEEKLLEVINETYDEGGKVVIPAFAVGRSQEIMLVLEEAMRTGKIPEMPIHLDGMIWEATAIHTTYPEYLRDDLRDRIFHEDKNPFLADQFNHIDAGEDERQDVADGDQCVILSTSGMVTGGPIMSWLRHIGPDPDSRLVFVGYQAQGTMGRRIQNGWDEIPMNDSYGGGRSNTLSLNMDVATVDGFSGHADRKGLMDFVKTMNPRPEKVLCVHGDERSVQDLSSALYHEFNMRTFAPKNLETFRFR from the coding sequence ATGAGTTCAGTAGACAAGCAGCTCGACGATCTGAAAGCAGAGATAGATACCGAGGTTCCAGCCGATATCACCGTCTCCGATGTCACCTACGAGGGGCCGGAGTTGGTGATATACACACCGCATCCGAAACGATTTGCGCAGAACGGTGATCTGGTCCGCAACCTCGCCAGTAAACTCCGAAAACGCATCACGGTTCGGCCGGACCCCGAAGCATTGTCCGCCCCAAAAAAGGCCGAAAACGAGATCATGTCGGTGGTCCCAGAGGAGGCTGGCGTCAGCGACCTCGACTTCCATCAAGACACCGGCGAAGTCATCATCGAGGCCGAAAAGCCCGGCATGGTGATCGGTCGACACGGCTCGACGCTCCGGGATATCACCAAACAGGTGGGCTGGACCCCCGAGGTCGTCCGCACCCCGCCAATCGAGTCCTCGACAGTCTCCAATGTCCGCAACTTCCTCAAACAGGAGCGCGACGAGCGACGCGACATTCTCGAACGCGTGGGTCGACAGATCCACCGCGAGGAGATGGGCCGCGATCAGTGGGTTCGAATCACCACACTCGGCTGTTGCCGCGAGGTCGGTCGGGCCGCGTTTATTCTGTCGACGGCCGAAACGCGCATCCTGATCGACTGCGGTGACAAACCCGGCGCTGAGGGCGAAGTTCCATATCTCCAAGTCCCTGAGGCACTTGGCTCAGGACCAAACTCGATTGACGCGGTTGTCCTCACCCACGCCCACCTCGACCACTCGGCGCTGATGCCACTACTGTTCAAGTACGGCTACGATGGTCCGATCTACTGTACGGAGCCGACGCGGGACCTGATGGGGCTGCTCCAGCTCGACTATCTCGATGTCGCTTCCAAAGAGGGTCGGACCCCACCGTACGATTCCGAGCAGGTCCGAGAGACGATCAAACACACCATCCCGCTCGAATACGGCGACGTGACTGACATCGCCCCGGATGTCAAAATCACGTTCCACAACGCGGGCCACATTCTTGGCTCGGCGGTCACTCACTTCCACATCGGCGATGGACTGTACAACGTTGCTTTCTCGGGCGATATTCATTATCAGGATACGCGCCTGTTCAACGGGGCAGTCAACGACTTCCCACGAGTCGAAACGCTTGTTTTGGAGTCGACCTACGGCGGTCGCAACGACTACCAGACCGATCAGGAAGACTCCGAGGAGAAACTGCTCGAAGTAATCAACGAGACCTACGACGAGGGCGGGAAGGTGGTGATTCCGGCGTTCGCGGTCGGCCGCTCACAGGAGATTATGCTCGTTCTCGAAGAGGCGATGCGGACCGGGAAGATCCCGGAGATGCCGATCCACCTCGACGGGATGATCTGGGAGGCGACCGCGATCCACACAACCTACCCCGAATACCTGCGTGACGACCTCAGAGATCGAATCTTCCACGAAGACAAAAACCCATTCCTCGCCGATCAGTTCAACCACATCGACGCCGGTGAGGACGAACGGCAGGACGTCGCCGACGGCGACCAGTGTGTCATTCTTTCGACATCCGGGATGGTCACCGGCGGCCCAATCATGTCGTGGCTTCGCCACATCGGTCCAGATCCGGACTCCCGACTCGTTTTCGTCGGCTATCAGGCACAGGGAACGATGGGTCGACGCATCCAGAACGGCTGGGACGAAATTCCGATGAACGATAGCTACGGCGGCGGCCGGTCGAACACGCTGTCGCTCAATATGGATGTCGCCACCGTCGACGGTTTCTCCGGCCACGCCGACCGCAAGGGGCTGATGGATTTCGTCAAAACGATGAATCCTCGGCCCGAGAAAGTGCTCTGTGTCCACGGCGACGAACGCTCGGTCCAAGACCTCTCGTCGGCACTCTACCACGAGTTCAACATGCGAACGTTCGCGCCGAAAAACCTCGAAACGTTCCGCTTCAGATAA
- a CDS encoding group I truncated hemoglobin — protein sequence MSESVYAAIGGQETIEAVVTDFYQMVCYDHQLNQYFDETDMDSLRDHQIEFLSMVTGGPVDYSGAEMREAHAEFDIIQAEFTLITEYLQRALAQNGVSETNVDKILSTVATFEAAILDQ from the coding sequence ATGTCTGAGTCGGTGTATGCTGCAATCGGCGGTCAGGAGACCATCGAGGCCGTCGTCACGGATTTCTACCAGATGGTGTGCTACGACCACCAGCTCAACCAGTACTTCGATGAGACTGATATGGATTCGCTCCGCGACCATCAGATCGAGTTTCTCAGTATGGTCACCGGTGGCCCGGTCGACTACTCCGGCGCGGAGATGCGCGAGGCCCACGCTGAGTTCGATATTATACAGGCCGAGTTCACGTTGATCACCGAGTACTTACAGCGAGCGCTTGCTCAAAACGGGGTCAGTGAGACGAATGTCGACAAAATTCTGTCGACCGTCGCCACTTTCGAAGCTGCAATCCTCGATCAGTAG